gatgctggaggattgcttgagcccaggagtttgagaccaacgtgggcaatgtagcaagatcctgtctctacaaaaaataaaaattggctgggtgccggtggctcatgcctataatcccagcactttgggaggctgaggtgggtagatcacctgaggtcaagagtttgagaccagcctggccaacatggtgaaacccatctctactaacaatacaaaaaacaattagccgggcatggtggtgggtgccggtagtcctagctacttgggaggctgaggcaggagaatcgcttgaacccaggaggtggaggttgcagtgagctgagatcgtgccactgcactccagcctgtccaacagagcgagactctatcttaaaataaataactaaataaataaaacttagctggtcatggtggcacatgtctgtggtctcagctacttgggagaatgaggcaggaggattgcttgagcccaggagttcgaggctgcagtgagcagtgatcatgatactgcaccccagcctgggcaacagagcaagacctgccTCTTAAACAGTCATGATAATGATTAGTACTTATTAGATGGTAAAGCGACTGACATTATGTGAGATGCCTCTCTGAAGTTATCCTGGGCTTTACAGCAACCCAGAAGGTACAGGCATTACTGGTCCATTGTACAGATGGGAAAGTCATTGAGGCAGAGGCCAAATACAGTGCTCAGagtcacacacacaaacttcTGGGGCTGCAGCTTCCATATCCAGCTGtatcctctttccttcttcttcctggTTGACATGGCTGGGAAGCAGCAGTGTTTTGTCTTCAGTAGGCTAACCTGGCAACCTGATTCCTGCTGGTGGATCTGCCGCCGCCTCTGCAATATGCTTTGGGAGGAAGAGCTGTTGGGCAGTGGCCTCTCATGGCCAGACCCCGTGCTGGGGGCCATGGTCCTTTAGGGGGTATGAGCACTGCCCTGCCTCGTTCTGGCTTTGCTTGTGTCTCTAGGCTGCATGACTGGGAAGGATGGGTGCTTTCCACACAGGTCCTGCCGTGGGTGTCTGAGGCTGCAGGGCACCAGCTCAATCTCTGCAGCAGGCCTCACAGTGTCACTGTTTGGGCCAGGCAGAAAGCTAGAGAGAGACAGATCTGGTCAGCTGATCCGGCACCTGCAGAAGGCTGCAGCAGGACCAGCTCTGTGGGGTCAGAGCAGGGGCGGGTGTTGGGTGGGTGTTTCCATGTTGccagggggaggtgccacattgCCAGGTGTCCTTTGTAAGCTCTGCAGGGTGCTTTTAGGACATGGGTGCTGACTTGTGCTGTTTGACAGACATAGACTCTGTTCCCACTTGTTCTTATACTTAGAAAGAATTTTAGCTGTCCCTCCCCAGCCCTCATTTATATGGGAAGGCTTGACTCAGGGAGCATAAGGACATTGTGGTCATGTGGTGTGAAAGTGGCAGAGGAATGGCATTTTGAGTGTTGACAGGAGTGCTCTTctttttgaagaagaaaagagaaatgtctttctttctattctcttttcttctgttctttcttttactGTTTGCTAAATCCCTTTTTCCATTCAAACACAATTTACGGCactgtacgcctgtaatcccagcactttgggaggctgaggcagtaggatcgcttgaatccaggagttcaagaccagcctgggcaacatagcaagacccttcctctacaaataaaaaaatctaaaatttgaccaggtgtggtggcccatgcctataatcccagcactttgggaggctgaggcgggcagattactgtttaggtcaggagttcgagactagcctggccaacatagcaaaaccccatctctggtaacagaacaaaaattagctgggcatagtggtgggcacctgtggtcccagctactgggggactgaggtagataatcgcttaaacctgggaagcagaggctgcggtgagccaagatcacaccactgcattacagcctggaaggcagagtgagactttgtctcaaaaaaaaaaaaaaaaaaaaaaaaaagaattgatgtgtgtggtggtggcgcctggcatctgcctgtagtcgtagctactcgggaggctgagatgggaggattgctcgagcctaggaggttgaggctttaGTGAGTAATGATTAtgcccctgcactgcagcctgggtgacagtacaagaccgtctcaaaaaaaaaaaaaaaaaccaaaatagaaaaaaacctacaactatttctgcccagtgctcaaAGTATAATATGATCACCACGCTGCTGCTCTTGGCATATATATTCATGAACAAGAAGCAAAGGTCCTGCGTTGGGAAGCTGCCAGACCTGTGGGGGAGACAAGCAGCAACGATTAGAAAAGCAAAGCCTGTGCCCTGTTTTAAGACGTGTTTCGGGAAAGGGCTCTCTCAGATGACAGCGGGGCTGAGGCCTCAGGATGGGGGGCTTGGCCCATTTTGGTGGCAGGTGGTACCGCTGGCATTGTGCTGCCAGAAGTGAGGGGGAGAGTGAGTTGGAGGATGCTGGAGAGGGTGGCCTGTGTAGATTTTATCCCACGTGCACTGGGAAGCCAGTGGAGGACTTGAAGCAGTGGCAATAGGATTTACTCACTTCTTCTTGCAAAGAGCAGGCTCTGAAGCCTGCCTGCCATGCAGAGCACACTCAGCGGTGCGTTCCTTCCGTCCTTCCCTGCTCCTTCCCTTGGCCCTCCCTTGCAATGCTGAGGGCTCCCCTGTGCCTCGGGGTATGGAGTCCTGAGTTGACTTAGCGGCCACACTCTCAGGCTGCTGACAGTCCTGTCACTGCCTTAAGCACGGTGCCCTAACACCCGTGAATCCTAGACCTGTGCTGGGTGCGGCAGGACAGACGTGCCCCAGCAGGGAGTTCTGGAGCCGGGGGTCAGAGTCCTGGCTCCCAGCCTCAGCTCCAGGACTTCCTAGAACtagatttctctttcttttttccttaaagacTCTCTGGGTCCCGtgtcctcatttgtgaaatgaggacattctcactggtgtctcaGGGGTGTTCTGAGGACCAAACACACTAGCTCAGGAAAGCGTTAGACTTGAGTGTGGAGCCGGGCATCCTTTGTGACTGGAGCCTTCTCAGCTACCTGGAAGCTTTTACAGTGGTGAGCGGTGGGGGTGTAGTTCTTCAGGGTTAGGCCTTTGCCTGGGAATGCGGAGAACCAGGCTGAGGAGAGTGGGAGGGAATGGGGGTAAATGTCCCGTGCCGCCTCACGCGGTTATTGATGGTAGGTAGTGGCATCGCTCCAGGGAGGCCAGTTCTTTCTGATGTCACATCTGGAGACTCCCTTGGAGACCAATATTTAAGCCCATTTGGTAGCTCCCCAAGGGTTCGAGTGCCGGCTCCAAACCTTAGTCCCGGGGTTTAGGGTTTGAGTCCTAGAACGCTGCCTGGTCTCCCATTTTCATCCTGGTTTCTCTCCGGATGGCCTCTGCCAGTCTTCACATATCAAATCCATCAGTAAGTTCATTCCTATTTCTGGGGCAATTCCAGATTTTCCTTCAAAGAGTGCCTGGAAGGCCGGGTATggaggctcatacctgtaatcccagcactttgggaggctgaagcaggcggatcaatcacctgaagccaggagttcaagaccagcctggccaacatggtgaaaccctgtctctactaaaaatacaaaaattagccaggtgtggtggtgcatacctgtaatcccagctacttggggggctgaggcaggaaaatcacctgaacccaggaagcggaggttgcagtgagctgagatcacgccattgcactcagcctgggcgacagagtgagacttcgtctcagaaaaaaaaaaaaaaaaaggcgcctggaaaagaataataatacaAATGCCTCCTTATTCATTTTTCATACCACAAACCAGGCTTTACCTTTACTAATGCTTAGTCTTCATAGCATCTGTGTAAAATAGGAGTGCTAGACTTGTTCTgtagttgaagaaactgagaggCCTTGCTGAAGGTCATACTACTAGTGCGTGGTGGAGGCAGGGTACATACCCCCTCTCTCTCCTTGATGTTCCTGGAGACCCACAAGCTTGTGTAATGCCCCACCTTCAGAGAAAAGCACCCGGGTCTCTTCGGACGTCCCctttgctatggactgaatgtttgtgtgcccCTAAAATTCCTAGGTTGGAATCCTAAccccccagtgtgatggtgttaggaggtgggcCTGTGGGAGTTGATTAGGTCGTGAAGCTGGAGCCCACATGAGTGGGATTAgcgcccttataaaagggaccccagaggtcaggtatggtggctcatgcctgcaatccagcactttgggaggctgaggcaggaggattgcttgatcccagagctcaagaccagcctgagtagcacagagagaccctgtctctacacgcACACAGAAATTACActtgctggtgcatgcctgtagtcctagctactcggaaggttgaggtgagcccaggaggttgaggttgcagtgagccaagattgtgccactgccctccagcctgggcaacagagcaagatcctgtctccaaaaaaaaaaaaaaagggaccccagagaccTTGTCTGccctttctgccatgtgatgaTGACACGACAGGAAGGCACCATCAGtgaaccaggaagagggccctcaccagatccCAAATCTGTAGGtgccttgatctcggacttcagcgccagaactgtgagaaatcagtCCCTTTTGTTCACAGTGCACTGGGTCCGTGGCGTTTTGTTATCGCAGCCCCAGTGGGCGGAGGCGCTCCTGCAAGAGGCCCTCCTTCCCTGGCCGTCCATCTGGAAGAGCCCAGCACAGGCAACTTCATCCCATCACCCCACGTGCAGCACTTCCCTGGCTGCTGACTTCAGGTTTCAGAGCCCTCTATAACCTCTCTCCCCTCCTTAGTTTCTTTCCTGTAGCCTCCACCGGGATACAAGCTCCCTGAGTAGACACACTTTGTCTGCTAGTTTATTGCCATTTTCCTGGTGCCCCAAATCCTGCCTGACAAATAGTTGTTcaagaaacatttaaagaaggaaggaaggaacgaaggaacaAAGGAACTAATATTTGTTTTAGTTCTAACAAGTATGGAAAGTTAAAAGAGCattctgaggccgggcgcggtggctcaagcctgtaatcccagcactttgggaggccgagacgggcggatcacaaggtcaggagatcgagaccatcctggctaataccgtgaaaccccgtctctactaaaaatacaaaaaaaaaaaaactagccgggcgaggtggcgggcgcctgtagtcccagctactccggaggctgaggcaggagaatggcgtaaacccgggaggcggagcttgcagtgagctgagatccggccactgcactccagcctgggcgacacagcgagactccatctcaaaaaaaaaaaaaaaagagcattctgCAGGAATGAATTGAAACCGAGTTCTCTGAGGGCGGGCTGCAGTCTGTTGTAATCACCATTGCATCTCTATCTGGGGATGCAGTAAAGGCCTGGTGATATCTGAGGGCGGGTTCCAGTCTGTTGTAATCACCATTGCGTCTCTATCTGGGGATGCAGTAAAGGCCTGGTAATATGAGTTGTTCAAGGGAGTGGAGTTTCCCCTTTTTTCCTGCTGCGTCAGGTAGGGCAGCTGGCTGTAGTGGAGTGATGCATGACATGCTCTTTGCTTTCAGTGAGTGAGAACACTTGGTTTTAATCCTGGCTCTGAGAGTAGTAGGTcgcttgacctctctgtgcctcagtttcccaagctGTGAAGTGGAGGAGGCTTCCCTCAAGGATTCTTTGTGGTGCTGCCCATCTGTTCTGGGAAAGGAGCCAGGATACCCACATTCTTATTTGCAGTGATTAAAGAGCCACGTGGCTGAAGTTTCTAATGACTTGCCTGACCTTGTTAGTTTCTTTGATACCAAAGACAGGTGTCTTCCTTTCCCTGTTGCCTACTGTCTCCTTTACAGATGTGGTGTCAGTTCAGGTGACTGAATGACTTTTGGCCAGGCAAGCAAGTATCAGTTAACACACTGGCTTGGACATTTGGCCCATAACTTTTTATACCCAAGGCCAGGTGTTGGCCAACGTGGGAAGCATGACTGGGCTGGAAAGAGGCAGGATGGTATTTGTGTGAGTGCCCAGACCCCTGTGGACTGTTTTGCTAAGATGCTCTCTCATGGAGTTTGTAGAGGTGAATCAACAACCTTCTTTGTGAAAGGCAAACATCACCTTCAGGTTTTAATTCTGAGTGGCCAGCAGCCCTTACATTGTCACTGTATATCATCAGAGCCACTAGAATATTAGATATGTAAATCCTTTCTGCACTTTGTACATCCTTTAGTTTTGTACAGCCCTGATGTCAGTGATCATGGCCAGCTGAGAGGCAATGTTTTGGGGAGGAAAGCACAGGGGTCAGGCAGACCACAGCACTGAAATTCAAGAGCTGTGTGGCTATGCGCAGTGGCTcgtggctgtaatcctagcactttaggaagacaaggcaggaggattgcttaaggccaggagttcaaaatcagcctgggcaacatagtgagacccctctctttacaaaagaagaagaagaagaagaagaagaagaagaagaagaagaagaggaggaggaagaggaagaggaagaggaagaggaagaggaagaagaagctagacatggtggcatgtgcctgtaatcccagctacttgggaggttgaggcaggaggatctcttgaacccaggagttataggctacagtgagccttgattgcagcacaccctgggtgacacagtgagaccatgtcttaaagaaaaagatcTATGTGACCCCCGGCCAATGCTTTAATTCCTCTGAACTCATTTTCCCAGTCCTTGAAATGGTGGTAATATTATCTCCTTGATGGATTCCTGGGAGTTATATGAAGTGTCTAGCACACAGCCTAGGATATGTTGTATCTGGGAACCTCACTGGAGGCTCATAGATAGTTTTAGAGATTTCAGATGCCTCTTGCAATTGGGTGCAAGAATCGTGCTTGTGTGTTGGTGCACATATGTGGATTTTCCTGGGGAGAAGTTCCTTTGCTTTCACGACTCTCCTTTAGAGTGTTCCAGGCTTtagaaaaaagtaagaaacatGAAACACTTCTGGTAGTTAGTAGGTGGTAATTGCACATAGTGTTTGGGGCAACACTGGCAATGGTGGtatcattaattttgtttttgttgttctgcTTGCTGATGTTAAACCAGCTAGACTGACTGTGTTCTTATGCACATCCCTACATGTATTAGCAGTgggaacttgggcaagttattta
This genomic window from Macaca mulatta isolate MMU2019108-1 chromosome 20, T2T-MMU8v2.0, whole genome shotgun sequence contains:
- the LOC144338320 gene encoding LOW QUALITY PROTEIN: putative uncharacterized protein FLJ32790 (The sequence of the model RefSeq protein was modified relative to this genomic sequence to represent the inferred CDS: inserted 2 bases in 1 codon; substituted 1 base at 1 genomic stop codon); the encoded protein is MLDAFQLEKTIALTTTTTHYLTTERGTALDIKNSDNHHPQLRKESGREKTRAPPGGSHAALPEIGKGLTLKNYTPTAHHCKSFQDCQQPESVAAKSTQDSIPRGTGEPSALQGRAKGRSREGRKERTAECALHGRQASEPALCKKNFLPGPNSDTVRPAAEIELVPCSLRHPRQDLCGKHPSFPVMQPXETQAKPERGRAVLIPPKGPWPPARGLAMRGHCPTALPPKAYCRGGGRSTSRNQVARLAYXRQNTAASQPCQPGRRRKEDTAGYGSCSPRSLCV